The following proteins are encoded in a genomic region of Pan troglodytes isolate AG18354 chromosome 2, NHGRI_mPanTro3-v2.0_pri, whole genome shotgun sequence:
- the CAMP gene encoding cathelicidin antimicrobial peptide precursor, whose product MKTQRDGHSLGRWSLVLLLLGLVMPLAIVAQVLSYKEAVLRAIDGINQRSSDANLYRLLDLDPRPTMDGDPDTPKPVSFTVKETVCPRTTQQSPEDCDFKKDGLVKRCMGTVTLNQARGSFDISCDKDNKRFALLGDFFRKSKEKIGKEFKRIVQRIKDFLRNLVPRTES is encoded by the exons ATGAAGACCCAAAGGGATGGCCACTCCCTGGGGCGGTGGTCACTGGTGCTCCTGCTGCTGGGCCTGGTGATGCCTCTGGCCATCGTTGCCCAGGTCCTCAGCTACAAGGAAGCTGTGCTTCGTGCTATAGATGGCATCAACCAGCGGTCCTCGGATGCTAACCTCTACCGCCTCCTGGACCTGGACCCCAGGCCCACGATG GATGGGGACCCAGACACGCCAAAGCCTGTGAGCTTCACAGTGAAGGAGACAGTGTGCCCCAGGACGACACAGCAGTCACCGGAGGATTGTGACTTCAAGAAGGACGGG CTGGTGAAGCGGTGTATGGGGACAGTGACCCTCAATCAGGCCAGGGGCTCCTTTGACATCAGTTGTGATAAG GATAACAAGAGATTTGCCCTGCTGGGTGATTTCTTCCGGAAATCTAAAGAGAAGATTGGCAAAGAGTTTAAAAGAATTGTCCAGAGAATCAAGGATTTTTTGCGGAATCTTGTACCCAGGACAGAGTCCTAG